A DNA window from Acetilactobacillus jinshanensis contains the following coding sequences:
- a CDS encoding TrmH family RNA methyltransferase: MKEIKSTQNKKIKEWSKLTQKSERRRTGCYLIESWHLVGTAIQTKQPIKWILTTPEQLNQHRDVLNRFENLILITDRVAKRLGSTVHPQGIFAIVQMPDSSSIDPKQVKDGRWLLLDQVQDPGNIGTMVRTADAAGFSGVIFGLGTASPYNPKVVRAMQGSQFHLKLANGNLKDWITNLTTNHVPVYGTILDPEAIDYRKVKPSDRFGLVMGNEGNGMQKQLLKLTTKNLYIPIKGQAESLNVAVAAGILMFELIK; encoded by the coding sequence ATGAAAGAAATTAAATCAACTCAAAATAAAAAAATTAAAGAGTGGAGTAAACTCACTCAAAAGAGCGAACGCCGTAGAACTGGCTGCTATTTGATTGAAAGCTGGCACTTAGTTGGAACCGCAATTCAAACTAAACAGCCGATCAAATGGATTTTAACAACTCCTGAACAATTAAATCAACATCGAGACGTTTTAAACCGTTTTGAAAATTTGATTTTAATTACTGATCGGGTTGCTAAACGGTTAGGTTCAACGGTTCATCCCCAAGGGATTTTTGCAATCGTTCAGATGCCTGATTCATCATCGATTGATCCTAAACAGGTCAAAGATGGTCGATGGTTACTATTGGATCAGGTTCAAGATCCAGGTAATATCGGGACAATGGTAAGAACCGCTGACGCTGCTGGCTTTTCTGGTGTGATCTTTGGCTTGGGGACGGCAAGTCCTTATAATCCAAAGGTTGTTCGAGCAATGCAGGGCAGCCAGTTCCATTTGAAGCTTGCTAACGGTAATCTGAAGGATTGGATTACAAATTTAACCACTAATCACGTTCCAGTATACGGAACCATTTTAGATCCGGAAGCAATCGATTATCGAAAGGTCAAGCCATCGGATCGATTTGGCTTAGTAATGGGTAACGAAGGTAATGGGATGCAAAAACAGTTACTGAAGTTAACCACAAAGAACTTATATATTCCAATTAAAGGTCAAGCTGAATCGTTGAACGTTGCCGTGGCTGCCGGAATTTTAATGTTTGAGTTAATTAAATAA
- a CDS encoding acylphosphatase, translated as MLKTVRMIVSGRVQGVGFRWAAKQVADDLGNRLRHQFN; from the coding sequence ATGTTAAAAACAGTTCGAATGATCGTCAGTGGGCGTGTCCAAGGTGTTGGCTTCCGATGGGCTGCTAAGCAAGTTGCCGATGATTTAGGCAACCGGCTACGTCATCAATTTAATTGA
- the yidC gene encoding membrane protein insertase YidC: protein MKKNIKHLSVLAMLGGLMPLLTGCVRTTSSGKPYGFVYDYLAVPGQKVMNLIAQYVGSYGLAIIVLTVIVRLVLMPLMISQMKKMTVQQEKISFIQPQLKAIQNKLRHARDPQDRMAANQEMMALYRNNGISMVGGIGCLPLLIQLPIFAALYAAIRYSPELAHTTFMGISLGQKSILLAVLSFLIYVLQAYISLIGIPESQKKQMKMMMLFNPVMILIVTFSSPAGLGLYFFIGGIFACIQTLIINLYRPRIRRKVVAYAKAHPVKPVKVTPNHSAQPTTTGNGSSNNDPTLAKIHELNREHNQAMKNHNK, encoded by the coding sequence ATGAAAAAAAATATCAAACACCTTAGCGTCCTGGCAATGTTAGGCGGCTTAATGCCACTGCTAACCGGTTGTGTTAGAACCACTTCCAGTGGCAAGCCATACGGTTTTGTATATGATTACTTAGCCGTTCCTGGTCAGAAAGTTATGAACCTAATCGCCCAATACGTTGGCAGTTATGGTTTGGCCATTATTGTCTTGACCGTAATCGTCAGATTAGTCTTAATGCCGTTAATGATCAGTCAGATGAAAAAGATGACCGTTCAGCAGGAAAAGATCAGTTTTATTCAGCCTCAGTTAAAGGCTATTCAAAATAAGCTTCGCCACGCTAGAGATCCTCAAGATCGTATGGCTGCCAACCAAGAAATGATGGCCTTATACCGAAACAACGGCATTAGTATGGTGGGTGGAATTGGTTGCTTACCGTTACTAATTCAATTGCCAATCTTTGCCGCACTATACGCAGCTATCCGTTATTCACCAGAATTAGCCCACACCACGTTTATGGGAATTAGCTTGGGTCAGAAGAGTATTTTACTTGCTGTCCTGTCATTCCTAATCTATGTCCTTCAGGCTTACATCTCTTTAATTGGAATCCCTGAATCACAGAAAAAGCAGATGAAGATGATGATGTTATTTAACCCAGTTATGATTTTGATCGTAACCTTTAGTTCACCAGCTGGATTAGGTCTTTACTTCTTCATCGGTGGAATCTTTGCTTGTATCCAGACGTTGATCATTAACCTGTACCGTCCACGAATTAGACGTAAAGTTGTTGCTTACGCCAAAGCTCATCCGGTTAAACCCGTTAAGGTTACGCCTAATCATTCCGCTCAACCGACAACGACTGGTAATGGTTCATCTAATAATGATCCAACACTTGCCAAGATCCACGAATTAAATCGTGAACACAATCAAGCTATGAAAAATCATAATAAGTAA
- the rpmF gene encoding 50S ribosomal protein L32, producing MAVSPRKTSKERKRLRRTNIKLHMPGLSPCPNCGALRKPHFVCPNCGYYDGKEIINKK from the coding sequence ATGGCAGTATCACCACGAAAAACTTCTAAAGAACGTAAGCGTTTGCGTCGTACTAACATCAAGTTACACATGCCTGGCTTAAGCCCATGCCCTAACTGCGGTGCTTTACGTAAGCCTCATTTTGTATGCCCTAACTGTGGCTACTATGATGGCAAAGAAATCATTAACAAAAAGTAA
- a CDS encoding DUF177 domain-containing protein, translating into MKWSWQRLSTLDEPIHIHRTMALSHQLVSRDSDEILSASPVKVNGLVKYDFDKVVVKAQVNCSLVVPSSRSLVPVKLPLNFHYKEIYVKTKSDIKPYLQEHPEGDTVLTPDQNNEIDFEKSIIDNIILQIPTKVLSPKEKRDHIMPKGNGWSVISEDQYEHPKTAGHQKVDPRLAKLKYYFSKNNKKK; encoded by the coding sequence ATGAAGTGGTCTTGGCAACGCTTATCAACGTTGGATGAACCGATTCATATTCATAGAACGATGGCTTTATCGCATCAGTTAGTTTCAAGAGATTCTGATGAAATTTTATCTGCTAGTCCCGTTAAAGTTAACGGTCTAGTTAAATATGATTTTGATAAAGTGGTCGTAAAGGCTCAGGTTAACTGTTCATTAGTAGTTCCATCGAGCCGATCGTTAGTTCCCGTAAAACTGCCGTTAAATTTCCATTATAAAGAAATTTATGTCAAGACTAAGTCTGACATCAAGCCGTATTTACAGGAACATCCCGAAGGGGATACGGTTTTAACTCCTGATCAAAATAATGAAATTGACTTTGAAAAGTCAATCATTGATAATATTATTCTTCAAATTCCGACTAAGGTTTTGTCGCCAAAAGAAAAACGTGATCACATCATGCCCAAAGGGAATGGTTGGAGCGTTATTTCAGAGGATCAATATGAACATCCAAAGACGGCAGGCCATCAAAAAGTTGATCCACGTCTTGCTAAATTGAAATATTATTTTTCTAAAAATAATAAAAAGAAATGA
- a CDS encoding nucleotidyltransferase yields MLNAVGIIAEFNPLHNGHRYLIKRAQQTTNADLVVVVMSGNWVQRGIPAIVDKWQRTQMALAAGADLVIELPVQFVVQPADIFAFQAVKLVKQLDCQWLAFGCEHSNWDFDHLAQIKVSSDHQAFQNYRATYATLIRQNFYQQTGLKITGPNDLLALNYARAKRSLEASFKLKPILRSSGHNDKVAEQSSKYVSSAVIRRSLFNDHNLNSVSQWMPKSSIELMQQPWFNWNTFWPLLRYRIIESSLADLQSIYEMREGLEHRLKQGAIQSKTFKEFIQFIKTKRYTYSTLLRLCFYVLIGLTKTDWKSIKTESYLRILGFDKKGRQYLNQIKKQVMVPIITNVTKDALNKYLEWDFRAGMLFQMESHHYEDLYQHPIIK; encoded by the coding sequence ATGCTGAATGCCGTTGGGATTATTGCTGAATTTAATCCACTCCATAATGGACATCGTTACTTAATTAAACGGGCTCAACAAACTACCAATGCCGATTTAGTGGTGGTGGTAATGAGTGGCAATTGGGTTCAGCGTGGAATTCCAGCAATCGTTGATAAATGGCAGCGAACCCAAATGGCGTTAGCTGCTGGTGCTGATTTAGTGATTGAGTTACCAGTTCAGTTTGTTGTTCAACCGGCTGACATTTTTGCTTTTCAAGCCGTTAAGTTAGTCAAGCAACTTGATTGTCAGTGGTTAGCGTTTGGGTGCGAGCATTCGAATTGGGATTTTGATCATTTGGCTCAGATTAAGGTCAGTAGTGATCATCAGGCTTTTCAGAATTACCGAGCTACTTACGCAACGTTAATCCGTCAGAATTTTTATCAACAAACGGGATTAAAAATTACCGGTCCCAATGATTTATTGGCGTTAAATTACGCCCGAGCAAAGCGTAGTTTAGAGGCCTCATTTAAGTTGAAACCGATATTACGTTCGTCTGGTCATAATGATAAGGTTGCTGAACAAAGTTCTAAATATGTTAGTTCAGCGGTCATTCGTCGATCGTTATTTAATGACCATAATTTAAATTCAGTAAGCCAGTGGATGCCAAAATCCAGCATCGAATTGATGCAGCAACCATGGTTTAATTGGAACACTTTTTGGCCACTATTACGTTACCGGATTATTGAGTCGTCATTGGCTGATTTACAATCGATTTATGAAATGCGAGAGGGCCTTGAGCATCGTTTAAAGCAGGGTGCTATTCAATCCAAGACCTTTAAAGAATTTATTCAGTTCATTAAAACGAAACGGTATACTTATTCAACACTTCTGCGATTATGTTTTTATGTTCTAATCGGTTTAACTAAAACTGATTGGAAATCGATAAAAACAGAATCGTATTTAAGGATCCTGGGCTTTGATAAAAAGGGCCGTCAGTACTTAAATCAGATTAAGAAACAGGTTATGGTACCTATTATCACGAACGTCACTAAGGATGCGTTAAACAAATATCTTGAATGGGATTTTAGAGCAGGGATGCTTTTTCAAATGGAATCTCATCATTATGAAGACTTGTATCAACACCCGATAATCAAATAG
- the rsfS gene encoding ribosome silencing factor — protein MSNSDEILKLVVKSASDKRAHNIVALNMRKIGVLADYFVIMDASNSRQVKAIANSVIDQSKKNHVDVLDVEGMSTAKWILIDLGGVIVHVFKHETRDFYDLEKLWSDAPNVDVSKWEK, from the coding sequence ATGAGTAACAGTGATGAAATTTTAAAGTTAGTCGTTAAATCGGCTTCTGATAAGCGAGCCCATAACATCGTTGCTTTAAACATGCGTAAGATCGGTGTTTTAGCCGACTACTTTGTAATCATGGACGCATCGAATTCACGTCAGGTTAAGGCCATTGCTAATTCAGTCATTGATCAAAGCAAAAAGAACCACGTTGACGTTTTAGATGTTGAAGGGATGAGCACCGCCAAATGGATCTTAATCGATTTAGGTGGTGTAATCGTTCATGTCTTCAAGCATGAAACCCGTGACTTCTATGATTTAGAAAAGTTATGGTCCGATGCACCTAACGTTGACGTTAGCAAGTGGGAAAAGTAA
- the yqeK gene encoding bis(5'-nucleosyl)-tetraphosphatase (symmetrical) YqeK produces MAHALRKPRFEHCQRVEQMSIKLAKMYGVDPERAGIAGLVHDYAKQRPAKDFIKAIKKYKMDPILLQYGNPIWHGMVGWHFVQNELGINDAEILDAVKYHTVGNRYMTKLQQIVYMADYIEMGRDFPGVDLARKITFKNLQKGVAYQTKHTLEYLIQNNQNVFPKTLDTYNAWVPGSGVK; encoded by the coding sequence ATGGCTCATGCTTTACGTAAGCCACGTTTTGAACATTGTCAACGAGTTGAACAGATGTCCATTAAATTAGCCAAAATGTATGGTGTGGATCCTGAAAGAGCTGGTATTGCTGGATTGGTTCATGATTATGCCAAACAGCGTCCGGCAAAGGACTTTATTAAAGCCATCAAGAAATATAAGATGGATCCCATTTTACTTCAGTATGGCAACCCGATCTGGCATGGAATGGTCGGTTGGCACTTTGTTCAAAATGAACTGGGTATTAATGATGCCGAAATTCTAGACGCCGTTAAGTACCACACCGTTGGTAATCGATACATGACTAAACTCCAGCAGATCGTTTACATGGCTGATTATATTGAAATGGGTCGAGACTTCCCTGGCGTTGATTTAGCTCGTAAGATCACCTTTAAGAATTTACAGAAGGGTGTTGCTTACCAGACCAAGCATACGTTAGAATACTTAATCCAGAATAATCAGAATGTGTTCCCGAAGACGTTAGATACTTATAACGCCTGGGTTCCCGGTTCCGGAGTTAAATAA
- a CDS encoding nicotinate-nucleotide adenylyltransferase has translation MKRTARTSVTPKIKELSETVKDIPKHRIGIMGGTFNPIHNAHLLIADQVMTQLGLDRVAFMPDANPPHVDRKFAIDGRDRANMIKLAIRSNPRFYLETEELRRGGTSYSYDTMLKLTHEHPENEYFFIIGGDMVAYLPKWYRINDLLHLVHFVGVKRAGYPVKSNLYPVIWVDVPYVDISSTLIRRYIHQGQSIRYLVPDSVRKYIKEHQLYH, from the coding sequence ATGAAACGAACTGCACGGACGTCCGTCACGCCCAAGATTAAAGAATTAAGTGAAACCGTTAAAGACATTCCGAAACACCGAATCGGAATTATGGGTGGGACGTTCAACCCGATTCATAACGCCCACTTATTGATCGCTGATCAGGTTATGACGCAGCTGGGTCTTGATCGGGTTGCGTTTATGCCAGATGCTAATCCGCCACACGTTGACCGTAAATTCGCGATTGATGGCCGGGATCGAGCTAATATGATTAAATTAGCGATTCGGTCCAACCCCCGTTTCTATTTAGAAACAGAAGAGCTTCGTCGTGGTGGAACCAGTTATTCTTACGACACGATGCTGAAGTTAACTCATGAACATCCCGAGAATGAATACTTCTTCATTATCGGTGGTGACATGGTGGCCTATTTACCAAAATGGTACCGGATCAATGATTTGTTGCACTTAGTTCATTTTGTCGGAGTTAAGCGTGCCGGTTATCCAGTGAAGTCTAACTTATATCCGGTGATCTGGGTTGACGTACCCTACGTTGATATTTCGTCAACGTTAATTAGACGTTATATTCATCAGGGCCAATCAATCCGTTACTTAGTTCCGGATTCAGTTCGTAAATATATAAAGGAGCACCAGCTTTATCACTAA
- a CDS encoding YhbY family RNA-binding protein, with the protein MHLRGKQKRYLRARANQMRAIFSVGKQGMTQTWLNELIKALDKRELIKIKVLPNSGEDTSDVKKYIEGHSSIDVVQELGKTLVLFKPAKLAKYQKLSKIVANI; encoded by the coding sequence ATGCATTTACGTGGTAAACAAAAACGTTATTTACGAGCTCGTGCTAATCAGATGCGAGCAATCTTTTCCGTTGGTAAACAGGGCATGACCCAAACGTGGTTAAATGAATTAATTAAAGCCTTGGATAAGCGGGAATTAATTAAGATCAAAGTTCTTCCTAATTCTGGCGAAGACACTAGCGACGTTAAGAAATATATTGAAGGCCACAGTTCAATTGACGTCGTTCAGGAATTAGGTAAAACGTTAGTATTATTTAAGCCTGCTAAGTTAGCTAAATATCAGAAACTGTCTAAGATCGTTGCTAATATTTAG
- the yqeH gene encoding ribosome biogenesis GTPase YqeH has protein sequence MTKNNDDVLRCVGCGAPIQTKDPNKLGYIPKSAYEKNKQSGKFYCQRCFRLRHYSQIAPVSLTSDDFLKLLNQIQNTDALVVCMVDIFDFNGSLIPGINRFAGNNPVMLVGNKSDLLPKSFKLSKLEDWMRQQANLAGIRPVDVELVSAKTDQQVDHLLEKIDQYRHGRDVYVVGVTNVGKSTLINQIIRDNTGMRELITTSRFPGTTLDQIKIPLSDGHHLIDTPGIIHNTQITHYLKGNDLKVAAPKKRIKPREYQLNPGQTIFMGGLGRFDYLKGRDKCPVTVYVYNKLLVHRTKLSNADEFYKRHVGELLTPPSHKYIKDFPPLIHHQFKTTYRSDLVIAGLGWITIPANIVIDGWAPKGVAVMIRRAMI, from the coding sequence ATGACTAAGAATAACGATGATGTACTGCGCTGTGTTGGTTGTGGTGCACCAATTCAAACCAAAGATCCGAATAAGCTAGGCTATATTCCGAAATCTGCGTATGAAAAGAATAAACAGAGTGGCAAATTTTATTGTCAGCGTTGCTTCAGATTACGGCATTATAGTCAGATTGCACCAGTTAGTTTAACCAGCGATGATTTCTTAAAATTATTAAACCAAATTCAAAACACCGATGCATTAGTAGTATGCATGGTTGATATCTTTGATTTTAACGGAAGTTTAATTCCTGGGATTAATCGTTTTGCTGGTAATAATCCGGTTATGTTAGTTGGTAACAAGTCAGATCTCTTACCAAAATCGTTTAAATTAAGTAAGTTAGAGGACTGGATGCGTCAGCAGGCTAATTTAGCCGGTATTCGTCCGGTCGATGTTGAACTGGTATCAGCAAAAACGGATCAGCAGGTTGATCATTTACTGGAGAAGATTGATCAATATCGTCATGGTCGAGATGTGTATGTTGTCGGAGTCACCAACGTTGGTAAATCCACGTTAATTAACCAGATTATCCGTGATAATACTGGGATGCGTGAATTAATCACCACGTCCCGTTTTCCAGGAACGACGTTGGATCAGATTAAAATCCCGTTATCTGATGGTCACCATCTGATTGATACGCCAGGAATTATTCACAATACTCAAATTACGCATTATTTAAAGGGTAATGATCTAAAGGTCGCTGCACCGAAAAAAAGAATCAAGCCTCGTGAATATCAGTTGAATCCGGGGCAAACCATTTTTATGGGTGGCTTAGGTCGTTTTGACTATTTAAAGGGTCGTGATAAGTGTCCAGTAACCGTTTACGTTTATAATAAGTTACTGGTTCATCGAACTAAGTTATCCAATGCTGATGAATTTTATAAACGACACGTTGGTGAATTATTAACACCGCCTAGTCATAAGTACATTAAAGATTTTCCGCCATTAATTCATCATCAATTTAAGACGACATACCGGAGTGATCTAGTAATTGCGGGATTAGGTTGGATTACCATTCCCGCCAACATCGTGATTGACGGCTGGGCACCTAAAGGTGTTGCTGTTATGATTCGTCGAGCAATGATATAG
- a CDS encoding YqeG family HAD IIIA-type phosphatase, with protein MINWFKPTWMVKTIYNVSPARLKRHGISAIFSDLDNTLIAWNNPDATIQLKHWADYLRHHQIQLVVVSNNTHHRVSKALQGLNLPFVSWSMKPSAFGITRARHRYHLKKEQVVMVGDQLMTDIWAAHNAHVKSIWVQPLIKTDKWNTRINRFFERRIFHILKRKYRQTMIWRGDIND; from the coding sequence ATGATTAACTGGTTCAAACCGACGTGGATGGTCAAGACGATTTATAACGTTTCACCAGCTCGATTAAAACGACATGGCATTTCTGCCATTTTTTCAGATTTAGATAATACACTGATCGCGTGGAATAATCCCGACGCTACGATTCAATTAAAGCACTGGGCGGACTATCTACGTCATCATCAGATTCAATTGGTAGTGGTGTCTAATAATACTCATCACCGAGTTTCAAAAGCTTTACAGGGGTTAAATTTACCGTTCGTTAGCTGGTCAATGAAGCCATCTGCGTTCGGGATTACCCGAGCTAGACATCGATACCATTTAAAAAAAGAGCAGGTCGTTATGGTTGGCGACCAGTTAATGACTGATATTTGGGCTGCACATAATGCCCACGTAAAAAGTATTTGGGTTCAACCATTGATCAAAACTGATAAATGGAATACCCGAATCAATCGTTTCTTTGAACGTCGTATTTTTCACATCTTAAAACGAAAGTATCGTCAAACAATGATTTGGCGGGGGGATATTAATGACTAA
- the rplT gene encoding 50S ribosomal protein L20: MPRVKGGNTTRRRRKRILKAAKGYQGAKHALFKTAKDQVMKSREYAFRDRRKNKANFRRLWIARINAAARQHGMSYSKFMHGLKAAKVTINRKMLADIAVRDPKSFTALAEQAKKSL; this comes from the coding sequence ATGCCACGAGTAAAAGGTGGAAATACCACTCGTCGACGTCGTAAGCGCATTTTAAAGGCAGCCAAAGGCTACCAAGGCGCTAAACACGCATTATTTAAGACTGCTAAAGACCAGGTTATGAAGTCACGCGAATACGCATTTCGTGACCGTCGTAAGAACAAGGCTAACTTCCGTCGTTTATGGATTGCTAGAATCAATGCCGCAGCTCGTCAGCACGGTATGAGTTACAGCAAATTCATGCACGGTTTAAAGGCTGCTAAGGTTACCATTAACCGTAAGATGTTAGCTGACATCGCAGTTCGTGATCCTAAATCCTTTACCGCTTTAGCTGAACAAGCTAAGAAATCTTTATAA
- the rpmI gene encoding 50S ribosomal protein L35, with protein sequence MPKIKTNRAIAKRFKRTASGKLKCGHAKTSHRFHGKTKKQRRQLKGTRMANKTISKTYNKMLHN encoded by the coding sequence ATGCCTAAGATTAAAACTAACCGTGCCATTGCTAAACGATTCAAGCGTACTGCCAGTGGTAAGTTAAAGTGTGGTCATGCCAAGACTAGCCACCGTTTCCATGGTAAGACCAAGAAACAGCGTCGTCAGTTAAAGGGTACTCGAATGGCCAACAAGACTATTTCTAAGACTTACAACAAGATGTTACATAACTAA
- the infC gene encoding translation initiation factor IF-3 translates to MNQKIRAYKVRLIDQNGKQVGIKDTKEALQMAEDAGLDLVLVAPQAKPPVARILNYGKFRFQQQKKVKKARKRQRTVRMKEIRLSPTIDTNDFDTKRNQAKRFLHKGAKVRVSIWFKGRAITHKEIGRGVLNKMYDGLKDVAKLTQKPKMDGRNMFLMLSPIDMKKKQ, encoded by the coding sequence ATGAACCAGAAAATTCGAGCTTACAAAGTTCGTTTGATTGATCAAAACGGCAAACAAGTTGGTATTAAAGACACTAAAGAAGCCTTACAGATGGCTGAAGACGCTGGCTTAGATTTAGTACTAGTTGCACCACAGGCTAAGCCACCGGTTGCTAGAATTTTAAATTACGGAAAATTCCGTTTCCAGCAACAGAAAAAGGTTAAGAAAGCCCGTAAGCGTCAAAGAACCGTTCGAATGAAAGAAATTCGATTAAGTCCAACCATTGATACTAACGACTTTGATACCAAAAGAAATCAAGCTAAACGCTTTCTTCATAAGGGTGCTAAAGTAAGAGTATCCATTTGGTTTAAGGGTCGAGCAATTACCCATAAAGAAATCGGTCGTGGCGTCTTGAATAAGATGTACGACGGTTTAAAGGACGTTGCTAAGTTAACCCAGAAACCTAAGATGGATGGTCGTAACATGTTCTTGATGTTATCACCTATCGATATGAAGAAAAAACAATAA
- the thrS gene encoding threonine--tRNA ligase has translation MSQLSFKFPDNSVRKFDAGVTAGKIAKSIAVSLAKKAVAAKVDGEWVNLDQPLNKGGKIQIVTADSKDGLTVLQNTAAIFLKAALAKTFPGIRFGESGSEKNGFYVDTDKKGTQVNSDDLKPLSDLMNKFVKNDTKLERKVLSLKDALNQVDGDPYQAEIVRAFAEKHDGKVPFYQVDDQLVYAKDGALSDAKAIKYFKLLNVAGAYWKGESSNPMLQRVYAIVFYKQKGLKAELAKIQDAKERDHRVIGNKLDLFFVDPKVGQGLPYWMPNGATIRRVIERYIVDKEIANGYLHVYTPVLMNLNVYKRSGHWAHYRDDMFPPMKMDNGEWLELRPMNCPSHIRIYNQHIRSYRDLPMRIAELGMMHRYEKSGALQGLQRVREMTLNDGHTFVAPDQIQDEFKRILKLMMDVYHDFNIDNYHFRLSYRDPNNTKKYFNDDALWHKSQSMLKGAMDDLHLPYVEKEGEAAFYGPKLDVQTYTALGNEETLSTIQLDFMLPKRFDLHYVGKDGKLHRPVMIHRGIVSTMERFVAYLTEQYKGEFPTWLAPHQVRIIPVSMDKDGDYAKKLDKQFRSMKLRSQLDDRNEKMNYLIRDSQTKKIPYTLVVGDKEKANNQVSVREYGHKDSKEMSVPDFLKIIKHDIATYSRNE, from the coding sequence ATGTCTCAACTTTCTTTTAAATTCCCTGATAATAGCGTTAGAAAATTTGATGCTGGCGTTACTGCAGGTAAGATTGCTAAGTCAATTGCAGTTAGTTTAGCTAAAAAGGCCGTTGCCGCTAAGGTTGATGGCGAATGGGTCAATTTAGATCAGCCTTTAAACAAGGGTGGCAAGATTCAGATCGTCACTGCCGATTCTAAAGATGGCTTAACAGTATTACAGAATACTGCCGCTATCTTCTTAAAGGCCGCTTTAGCTAAGACATTCCCAGGTATTCGTTTCGGTGAAAGTGGTTCTGAAAAGAACGGCTTTTACGTTGATACTGATAAAAAAGGTACTCAGGTCAACTCCGATGACTTAAAGCCATTATCTGACTTAATGAACAAGTTCGTTAAGAATGATACTAAGTTAGAACGTAAAGTCTTATCACTTAAAGACGCCTTGAACCAGGTTGATGGTGATCCATACCAGGCTGAAATCGTTCGTGCCTTTGCTGAAAAGCATGATGGTAAAGTTCCGTTCTATCAGGTTGATGACCAGTTAGTTTACGCTAAGGACGGAGCCTTATCCGATGCTAAGGCCATTAAGTACTTCAAGTTACTTAACGTTGCCGGTGCTTACTGGAAAGGTGAATCCTCTAACCCAATGCTTCAACGTGTATACGCAATCGTATTCTATAAGCAAAAGGGCTTAAAGGCTGAATTGGCTAAGATTCAGGATGCTAAAGAACGTGATCACCGTGTTATCGGTAATAAGTTAGACTTATTCTTCGTTGATCCAAAAGTTGGTCAAGGTCTTCCTTACTGGATGCCAAATGGTGCCACCATTCGACGAGTAATCGAACGATACATCGTTGATAAAGAAATCGCTAACGGTTACTTACACGTATATACCCCAGTATTAATGAACTTAAATGTTTATAAACGTTCTGGTCACTGGGCTCATTACCGTGATGACATGTTCCCACCAATGAAGATGGATAACGGTGAATGGTTAGAATTACGTCCTATGAACTGCCCAAGTCATATCCGAATTTATAACCAGCACATTCGTTCATACCGTGATTTACCAATGCGTATCGCTGAATTAGGTATGATGCACCGTTACGAAAAATCTGGTGCCTTACAAGGTTTACAGCGTGTTCGTGAAATGACCTTAAATGATGGTCATACTTTCGTTGCACCTGACCAGATTCAGGATGAATTCAAACGTATTTTGAAGTTAATGATGGATGTTTACCATGACTTCAACATTGATAACTACCACTTCCGTTTGAGTTACCGTGACCCTAACAACACCAAGAAGTACTTTAATGATGATGCCTTATGGCACAAGTCCCAGAGCATGTTAAAGGGTGCCATGGATGACTTACACTTACCATACGTTGAAAAGGAAGGTGAAGCTGCATTCTATGGCCCTAAGTTAGATGTTCAGACTTACACTGCCTTAGGCAATGAAGAAACTCTATCCACCATTCAATTAGACTTCATGTTACCAAAGCGCTTTGACTTACACTACGTTGGTAAAGATGGTAAGTTACACCGTCCAGTAATGATCCACCGTGGTATTGTATCCACTATGGAACGTTTCGTTGCTTACTTAACTGAACAGTACAAAGGTGAATTCCCGACTTGGTTAGCACCTCATCAGGTTCGTATTATCCCAGTAAGCATGGATAAAGATGGTGACTACGCCAAGAAGTTAGACAAGCAGTTCCGTAGCATGAAGTTACGTTCTCAGTTAGATGACCGTAACGAAAAGATGAACTACTTGATCCGTGATTCACAGACCAAGAAGATTCCTTATACCTTAGTTGTTGGTGATAAGGAAAAGGCTAACAACCAGGTATCAGTTCGTGAATACGGTCATAAAGACAGTAAGGAAATGAGTGTTCCTGATTTCTTGAAGATCATCAAGCACGATATCGCAACTTATTCCAGAAATGAATAA